A genome region from Euphorbia lathyris chromosome 4, ddEupLath1.1, whole genome shotgun sequence includes the following:
- the LOC136226619 gene encoding uncharacterized protein isoform X2 yields the protein MQATLDESLYELAVELVRFLLRSGKEYEQSSNDSGLSPRFLGYFLFRSSHRKTSLDKSTSFKEQSAHVTSVKNILESHASYLMSGKELSKLVAFVKGTQFDLVEYLQRERYGSARLENFASGLELIGQKGVRITWVYHIT from the exons GCAACACTTGATGAATCTTTATATGAGCTTGCTGTGGAGCTG GTGCGATTCTTATTGAGATCTGGAAAGGAATATGAGCAATCATCAAATGATTCTGGACTTTCTCCAAGATTCTTGGGATATTTTCTCTTTCGTTCTAGTCACAGGAAGACATCATTGGATAAGAG CACCTCATTCAAGGAGCAAAGTGCTCATGTTACTTCCGTGAAGAACATATTAGAAAGCCATGCTAGCTATTTGATGTCAGGGAAAGAACTTTCCAAGCTTGTTGCCTTTGTCAAAGGCACTCAGTTTGACTTAGTG GAATATCTACAACGAGAAAGATATGGTTCAGCTCGCTTGGAGAACTTTGCATCAGGGCTGGAACTAATTGGACAGAAG GGAGTGAGGATTACATGGGTATACCACATAACTTAG
- the LOC136226619 gene encoding uncharacterized protein isoform X3 → MQATLDESLYELAVELVRFLLRSGKEYEQSSNDSGLSPRFLGYFLFRSSHRKTSLDKSTSFKEQSAHVTSVKNILESHASYLMSGKELSKLVAFVKGTQFDLVEYLQRERYGSARLENFASGLELIGQKA, encoded by the exons GCAACACTTGATGAATCTTTATATGAGCTTGCTGTGGAGCTG GTGCGATTCTTATTGAGATCTGGAAAGGAATATGAGCAATCATCAAATGATTCTGGACTTTCTCCAAGATTCTTGGGATATTTTCTCTTTCGTTCTAGTCACAGGAAGACATCATTGGATAAGAG CACCTCATTCAAGGAGCAAAGTGCTCATGTTACTTCCGTGAAGAACATATTAGAAAGCCATGCTAGCTATTTGATGTCAGGGAAAGAACTTTCCAAGCTTGTTGCCTTTGTCAAAGGCACTCAGTTTGACTTAGTG GAATATCTACAACGAGAAAGATATGGTTCAGCTCGCTTGGAGAACTTTGCATCAGGGCTGGAACTAATTGGACAGAAGGCATGA